A region from the Lentimonas sp. CC4 genome encodes:
- a CDS encoding glycosyltransferase family 4 protein — MNILVISNLYPPHGIGGYEERCMQTVNALRKRGHTVNVLTSDHSVEGRDSSGESGIYRSLKVHGFYGHPWLSIHKLYHLEQANQVAMQSLIDTLQPDVVHVWNMGGISKSLLHTLEQSKRPLVYDISDHWIARSLKADVWLSWWNDQGSIMRTTLRSLATLTGVRKSISAKVPTASVRTLKFKNIYFCSQYMRDTTAKQGYPVSHANIAYCGVETERFTRKTEFSPPRKFLWVGRLAEDKDPMTALKGFLRARESCGEPLTLDIYGRGEPEFVDQLKATIAKAKAEEFVTLKSATHDEMRGLYAQYDGYIFSSNWGEPFALTPLEAMSAGVPVIMCPDGGDAELLKDGDNALKFTAASPSSLDGAITRLLQMPDHGQKMSRIALQLVEERFTVTVMTNTIEAILKRAVGPKHG; from the coding sequence ATGAATATTTTAGTGATCTCCAATCTCTACCCCCCACATGGCATCGGTGGTTACGAAGAACGCTGCATGCAAACCGTCAATGCCCTGCGCAAACGCGGACATACCGTCAATGTGCTCACCTCTGATCACTCGGTCGAAGGACGCGATTCGAGCGGCGAGTCCGGCATCTACCGAAGCTTAAAAGTGCATGGTTTTTATGGGCACCCCTGGCTTTCCATCCATAAGCTCTACCACCTGGAGCAGGCAAACCAAGTTGCCATGCAATCTTTAATCGACACCTTGCAACCCGATGTGGTGCACGTTTGGAATATGGGTGGTATTAGTAAATCCTTATTGCACACCTTAGAACAAAGCAAGCGCCCCCTAGTTTACGACATCTCCGATCACTGGATCGCCCGCAGCTTGAAAGCTGATGTGTGGCTCTCGTGGTGGAATGACCAAGGCTCCATCATGCGCACCACTCTCCGCAGCTTGGCAACACTCACAGGTGTCCGCAAATCCATCAGCGCTAAGGTGCCAACGGCATCGGTTCGCACGCTTAAGTTTAAGAATATTTATTTCTGCAGCCAATATATGCGCGACACGACAGCCAAGCAGGGCTACCCCGTCTCACATGCCAACATTGCGTATTGTGGCGTCGAGACGGAACGCTTCACTCGTAAGACAGAATTTTCGCCACCGCGTAAGTTCCTTTGGGTCGGTCGGCTAGCCGAGGACAAAGATCCTATGACAGCACTCAAGGGCTTTTTACGAGCGAGAGAGAGCTGTGGCGAACCACTTACCCTCGACATCTATGGTCGCGGTGAACCCGAATTCGTCGATCAGCTAAAGGCGACAATCGCGAAAGCCAAAGCCGAAGAGTTTGTCACTTTAAAATCTGCCACGCATGACGAAATGCGTGGACTCTATGCGCAATACGATGGCTATATATTCTCCAGTAACTGGGGAGAGCCCTTTGCCCTGACTCCACTCGAGGCAATGTCAGCTGGTGTGCCAGTCATCATGTGCCCTGACGGCGGTGATGCAGAGCTGCTAAAAGATGGAGACAATGCACTCAAATTTACGGCGGCCTCACCGAGTTCATTGGACGGTGCGATCACACGACTACTACAGATGCCCGACCATGGGCAAAAAATGAGTCGTATAGCACTCCAGTTGGTCGAAGAGCGTTTCACGGTCACAGTGATGACAAATACCATCGAAGCTATTCTCAAGCGGGCGGTTGGTCCGAAACATGGTTGA
- a CDS encoding metallophosphoesterase codes for MKTENQVDYEALSKRLGEEKLRQRLLKQAYHWAQLTHQGEGIFKIERYISIDKLAEWALKLSLLWPLAHRNIFNIREIEVHWKLEGLPRSFEGFRLLQLSDLHVDIDPELANVIATAVRNCKHDALVITGDYRNTTSQNQTPSMQMMPQILMASDRPRFGIMGNHDFIEKVPALEQHGLRMLLNESACIEHGGANLWLVGVDDPHFYQTHDFAAARAQVPDGACSILLCHSPEVHREAAEHPFQLMLSGHTHGGQICLPGGRHLICPTKGLPRRFIRGRWQSGSLQGYTSPGTGSCGVAARLNCPPEMTVHILHRA; via the coding sequence TTGAAAACCGAGAATCAAGTTGACTACGAAGCACTCTCCAAACGTCTGGGTGAAGAGAAACTGCGCCAACGTTTACTCAAACAGGCTTACCACTGGGCTCAACTCACACATCAGGGCGAAGGAATCTTTAAAATAGAACGCTATATCTCGATCGATAAACTCGCTGAATGGGCACTGAAGCTTAGCCTTCTCTGGCCTCTGGCTCATCGGAATATTTTTAATATCCGCGAGATCGAAGTGCATTGGAAACTGGAAGGACTCCCTCGCTCCTTCGAAGGCTTCAGACTCCTTCAACTCAGCGATCTCCATGTGGACATCGATCCAGAACTCGCCAACGTAATCGCAACGGCGGTTCGCAATTGCAAGCACGACGCCTTGGTTATTACTGGCGACTACCGGAACACTACCAGTCAAAACCAAACCCCATCGATGCAGATGATGCCTCAAATCCTCATGGCCAGCGATCGACCACGTTTTGGGATCATGGGGAACCACGACTTTATCGAAAAAGTCCCCGCTCTGGAGCAGCACGGACTGCGTATGTTACTGAATGAATCCGCCTGCATTGAACACGGAGGAGCGAATCTCTGGCTTGTTGGCGTCGACGACCCACACTTTTACCAAACACACGATTTCGCGGCAGCACGAGCCCAAGTGCCCGATGGCGCATGCAGTATCCTGCTCTGTCATTCCCCCGAGGTGCACCGTGAAGCGGCAGAGCATCCATTCCAGCTCATGCTCTCAGGCCATACTCATGGCGGGCAAATCTGTTTACCCGGAGGACGACATCTGATCTGCCCGACCAAAGGACTGCCACGGCGTTTCATTCGTGGCCGATGGCAGAGCGGGTCTCTACAAGGCTACACCTCCCCGGGCACCGGCAGTTGCGGCGTCGCGGCACGCCTGAACTGCCCACCGGAAATGACGGTGCATATCTTACATCGAGCGTGA
- a CDS encoding tetratricopeptide repeat protein has protein sequence MRKKVLLSLSSLTILLAIAIIATYLFTSSDEVSSAEKTFEDPIDTVRALKRAGSIQLAYNTAVTALEQDASRTDLALEAGLIAAALDQPEDAQKHMRTVWNDGIKKLSVLLVIIDTFEGTSAEKLEEFELLFAELEPSPENLNAKGRLYSRFGRNDEALRIWKALAEQTADEGVLIQIARKLEMIGRREESIALLREYASQGRLGIKGYNFLCSQLVFDNRFEEAEQLIQTLDLDDPHGEWHYKMALFALVQGRIPEAEQAMSELVKARSDHPVDLAVAHEARIFVALLQVILNGDQAQGQLQELSRLAKEESLVFPSRNVTTPLLGLKADPKQLEGEQLLYTFLGQIASGGELSDSLFLRMESLLNDSPAVFWLGIRYAVITGHPFDGVSLYADIEEMHPLERIEGAAGFFFKSPLFVTEAARAFYLSNKPREALVLINHLHERELYTPTSVRLFAQIIDKTGDSSNFEALQTALSRQFKDDLSIQLATVNQAYEQGDIDHALDLVQPLVEANEADVGLQMFELMLLLEQGETELVLEKCDSSSLPERSRNLVRARVAMKLNDRVRAEPFFKKALDPADYYGYLDYARFLVEDERVDEASELYRKILNKMPDNLVALQGMAIVNELNGQPEKAISVVRDILRITPDDTYAQTRLAKLQLQTNSPRDALRTINKVLTRAPEDAAARYLQLTAMIQLALGQSAPALQQKKLLEVEQRMAEISTESDDDPQILLYIYLAAAFRDVGLTDKSSEIYRHLLSLEDSAWNTTTLSREGVQQALEALNE, from the coding sequence ATGAGAAAAAAAGTCCTCTTATCCCTCAGCTCTCTGACAATACTGCTCGCGATCGCAATTATCGCTACCTATTTGTTCACATCCTCGGACGAGGTTAGTTCGGCTGAGAAAACGTTTGAAGATCCGATTGATACAGTTAGAGCGCTAAAAAGAGCAGGCTCCATTCAATTAGCTTATAATACTGCAGTGACTGCCTTGGAGCAGGACGCCTCTCGGACAGATCTCGCACTTGAGGCTGGATTAATCGCTGCAGCACTGGACCAGCCAGAGGATGCTCAGAAACACATGCGGACGGTTTGGAATGACGGAATCAAGAAGCTTTCGGTGCTGCTCGTTATCATTGACACGTTTGAAGGCACTTCCGCTGAAAAGCTTGAAGAGTTCGAGCTGCTTTTTGCAGAGCTTGAACCATCTCCGGAGAATTTGAACGCTAAAGGACGCCTCTATTCTCGGTTTGGCCGTAATGATGAGGCTCTGCGAATTTGGAAAGCATTGGCCGAACAAACAGCCGATGAAGGCGTTCTGATACAAATTGCGCGGAAGCTAGAAATGATAGGGCGCAGGGAAGAATCAATTGCCCTTCTTCGCGAATATGCAAGCCAGGGACGGCTGGGGATTAAAGGCTATAACTTCCTTTGTTCACAGCTGGTTTTCGACAACCGGTTTGAAGAAGCTGAACAACTCATTCAGACACTCGACCTGGACGATCCGCATGGAGAGTGGCACTATAAGATGGCTCTGTTCGCACTCGTCCAAGGGCGCATTCCTGAAGCGGAACAGGCGATGTCGGAACTCGTGAAGGCTAGAAGTGATCATCCTGTAGATTTGGCGGTCGCTCATGAAGCAAGAATCTTCGTCGCTCTCCTTCAGGTCATTTTAAATGGAGATCAAGCTCAAGGTCAGTTGCAAGAGCTGAGCCGCTTAGCGAAGGAAGAGAGTTTAGTCTTTCCCTCGCGGAATGTAACGACTCCTTTGCTCGGCCTCAAGGCTGACCCGAAGCAACTCGAGGGCGAACAGCTCCTATACACGTTCCTAGGGCAAATTGCTAGTGGAGGGGAATTATCAGATTCCCTATTTCTTCGGATGGAGTCCCTCTTGAACGATTCTCCCGCAGTGTTTTGGCTAGGCATACGCTACGCTGTGATCACAGGACATCCATTTGATGGCGTCTCTCTTTATGCTGATATTGAAGAGATGCACCCACTGGAGCGGATCGAGGGAGCGGCTGGCTTCTTTTTTAAATCTCCACTGTTTGTGACTGAGGCTGCTCGTGCTTTCTATCTGAGCAACAAGCCTCGGGAAGCGCTTGTGTTGATCAATCACCTCCATGAGCGTGAGCTCTACACGCCTACATCGGTCCGATTATTTGCGCAAATCATCGACAAAACCGGGGATTCGTCGAATTTCGAGGCCTTGCAAACAGCGCTCAGTCGTCAGTTTAAGGATGATTTGAGTATCCAGCTTGCCACTGTCAATCAAGCTTACGAGCAGGGCGATATAGATCATGCATTAGATCTCGTTCAACCTCTAGTCGAGGCCAATGAAGCGGATGTAGGCCTGCAAATGTTTGAGCTCATGCTTCTACTCGAACAAGGGGAAACAGAGCTGGTCCTGGAAAAGTGCGACAGCAGCAGCTTGCCAGAAAGAAGCCGAAACCTGGTTCGAGCTAGGGTTGCGATGAAGCTGAATGACAGAGTTCGTGCGGAGCCCTTTTTCAAGAAAGCCCTTGATCCTGCAGACTACTACGGCTACCTCGATTACGCTCGTTTTCTGGTCGAGGATGAGCGAGTTGATGAAGCCTCAGAGCTGTATCGCAAAATTCTCAATAAGATGCCTGACAATCTGGTTGCTCTCCAAGGAATGGCGATCGTCAACGAGTTGAATGGGCAACCAGAAAAAGCGATATCAGTCGTCAGGGATATTCTCAGAATCACGCCGGATGATACGTATGCTCAGACTCGTCTCGCAAAGCTTCAGCTACAAACAAACAGTCCTCGGGATGCTTTGAGGACAATCAATAAGGTATTAACACGTGCTCCTGAAGATGCAGCTGCACGCTACCTTCAGTTAACTGCGATGATTCAGCTCGCTCTTGGCCAATCAGCACCGGCCCTGCAGCAAAAGAAGTTACTTGAGGTCGAGCAACGCATGGCCGAGATTTCGACTGAATCAGATGATGACCCTCAAATTTTACTGTATATATATTTAGCTGCAGCCTTCAGAGATGTTGGATTGACTGACAAATCGAGTGAGATCTATCGTCATCTACTTTCCTTGGAGGACTCAGCCTGGAATACGACGACGCTCAGTCGCGAGGGAGTTCAGCAGGCATTGGAGGCGTTAAATGAGTGA
- a CDS encoding exosortase-associated EpsI family protein: MSDAVRSRSGSSIGRIGVPLAIATLIFFIFPVLGEIYELQLREFSAWLAEICLRITNLDISRKGTILSLPGMTFDIIPACSGSEMLRTLLFVGILWGGIHPGISPPCKVIATLLSALVALLANGLRLTLLIGFSYMRGEVIEEGLLHTLIGLSAFAIALPGFFVVTELLARRRTHDDTDTTPASNMLAFTLVLTSIVYLPVISACVVAWKGTAYNQYDTYGYLFFLVGAIAWVSSWKATTADYKYMKLGSILFAVTSLFALISQLPGPNYYVMGITLMASIFVIGLAYRSLHFALRCLPFQFIMFLSFPKVSEIINLALGTDGIVAPLLIKALLTVIALLFFCFVCLPIKRPFLPIQQMTRWSALMTVAAAVTLVGMLYLVRTDFKEEANTYALPYLLGANAEWEGSDIVDIQSLTFYQRSNVINRQYIRGKDQVGVMIVPSDGNRKTIHTPEYCQMGLGWKPIESGVIEFTSEMGLPSQARKLLLEDDLTGTKRTFIYWFGDENGVTIANYPMFLISDTWRKFFGRRTNWSLYVVWYDSQESSAEEFLSSLPVITPRF, from the coding sequence ATGAGTGACGCCGTGAGGAGTCGATCTGGATCGAGCATTGGGCGTATCGGCGTGCCACTCGCGATCGCCACATTAATATTTTTTATATTTCCTGTGCTCGGTGAGATTTACGAGTTACAGCTTCGAGAATTCTCAGCGTGGCTCGCTGAGATCTGCCTCCGTATCACAAATCTGGATATTTCACGCAAGGGCACCATTCTGTCCCTTCCTGGGATGACTTTTGATATCATTCCAGCTTGCAGTGGTTCAGAGATGCTACGCACTTTGCTTTTTGTCGGTATTCTCTGGGGGGGTATTCATCCAGGTATTTCTCCTCCTTGCAAAGTCATTGCCACCTTGCTCTCTGCACTGGTTGCATTACTCGCAAACGGATTACGTTTAACACTGCTCATCGGGTTTAGCTACATGCGGGGCGAGGTGATCGAAGAAGGTCTACTCCATACACTGATCGGACTCAGTGCATTCGCGATCGCACTTCCAGGGTTCTTTGTGGTCACGGAATTATTGGCCCGCAGACGAACGCATGACGATACTGATACCACGCCTGCGAGTAACATGCTGGCATTCACTCTAGTGCTCACTAGTATCGTATATCTACCTGTTATCTCTGCGTGTGTGGTCGCATGGAAAGGGACGGCATATAATCAATACGATACCTATGGTTACCTGTTTTTCTTAGTTGGAGCCATTGCTTGGGTGAGTAGTTGGAAAGCAACGACCGCGGACTACAAATACATGAAGCTCGGGAGTATTCTCTTTGCGGTTACATCGCTGTTTGCGCTCATCTCGCAGCTTCCTGGCCCAAACTACTATGTGATGGGTATCACGTTGATGGCTTCAATCTTTGTCATTGGACTTGCTTACCGAAGCCTACACTTTGCGCTTCGTTGTCTGCCTTTTCAGTTTATTATGTTTCTGTCTTTCCCAAAAGTCAGTGAGATCATTAATCTAGCGCTAGGCACCGACGGCATCGTAGCACCTCTTCTTATTAAGGCGCTTTTAACAGTCATCGCGTTGTTGTTTTTCTGTTTTGTCTGCTTGCCGATTAAGCGCCCTTTTTTACCTATTCAGCAAATGACCCGTTGGTCCGCTCTCATGACTGTCGCTGCTGCGGTTACATTAGTTGGTATGCTTTACCTCGTCCGAACTGACTTTAAAGAAGAGGCAAATACGTATGCACTGCCGTATCTGTTGGGGGCCAATGCTGAATGGGAAGGTAGCGATATCGTGGATATTCAAAGCCTCACATTTTATCAGCGAAGCAATGTCATCAACCGGCAGTATATTCGCGGTAAAGATCAGGTCGGCGTAATGATCGTCCCTTCCGATGGAAACCGAAAGACGATCCACACGCCTGAATACTGTCAGATGGGGCTAGGCTGGAAACCGATTGAGAGTGGGGTGATTGAGTTTACCAGCGAAATGGGGCTGCCATCCCAAGCGAGGAAACTCTTACTTGAGGATGACCTAACAGGGACGAAGCGAACTTTCATCTATTGGTTTGGTGATGAAAATGGAGTCACGATCGCGAACTACCCGATGTTTTTAATCTCTGATACTTGGAGAAAGTTCTTCGGTCGCAGAACAAACTGGAGCCTCTATGTCGTGTGGTATGACTCACAAGAGTCCTCCGCGGAGGAGTTCCTTTCGAGCCTTCCTGTGATCACTCCGCGTTTTTAA
- a CDS encoding O-antigen ligase family protein, with amino-acid sequence MVDIIKAIILAGGYFVIAPIGGIILSKDRRMEDFAMGLLMFLMGLHIDTTVLMLNSIEWYRGATKGYEFTMMEMLSISLIFSTIFNSERKTIWLPMGTLLWFLYVAASSLSIFSALEINYVLMSIVKHAKAWLIVYAIANYVRTRREVHIVLTGIAVMLIYQFFIVAKMKWIDGFYQVRGLFEHQNPLAMFTYMAALPLLAVAMSPAVSKARGLFYFFAFACSGIIVLASLSRAALAFFAMGTVAVVAMGFFDRISIRRILTVGAMALGGTFVLAMTAETIIARFNDEGNEASGETRDVMNLASLAMVNDKPLGVGWNNFAKAINHPYPYGDVIDDWNRDRGQKVDNDYAKGVVESHYWLLKAETGWQGYVTYMLFIIVVTGRTIPLILMRRGSLEAAIAVGILVGFGITYVHSSLERVLTQTKNLALWMTYIGLLGALLKIPKVSKNETPESE; translated from the coding sequence ATGGTTGATATAATTAAGGCCATTATCCTCGCTGGTGGTTACTTTGTAATCGCTCCTATCGGGGGGATCATCCTTTCGAAGGATCGGCGAATGGAAGACTTCGCGATGGGCTTGCTGATGTTTTTAATGGGGCTCCACATCGATACCACGGTGTTGATGCTCAATTCGATTGAATGGTATCGTGGAGCGACCAAAGGCTACGAATTTACCATGATGGAGATGCTGTCGATCAGCTTAATCTTTTCGACGATCTTTAACTCAGAACGAAAAACCATTTGGCTCCCGATGGGCACCTTACTCTGGTTTTTATACGTCGCCGCAAGCAGTCTCTCGATCTTTAGCGCATTGGAGATCAACTACGTGCTAATGAGTATCGTCAAACATGCCAAAGCCTGGCTCATCGTATATGCAATCGCCAACTACGTGCGCACGCGACGTGAGGTGCATATAGTGCTTACCGGCATCGCCGTCATGTTAATTTATCAATTTTTCATCGTCGCCAAGATGAAGTGGATTGATGGATTCTATCAAGTGCGTGGACTGTTTGAGCATCAAAATCCACTGGCCATGTTTACCTATATGGCGGCACTACCACTCCTAGCAGTCGCGATGTCGCCCGCGGTTAGCAAAGCGCGCGGCCTGTTTTACTTCTTCGCCTTTGCCTGTTCGGGGATCATTGTGCTGGCTTCCTTATCCCGAGCAGCACTCGCTTTTTTTGCAATGGGCACGGTCGCTGTCGTGGCAATGGGCTTCTTTGATCGTATATCGATTCGCCGTATATTAACGGTCGGAGCTATGGCACTCGGTGGCACCTTCGTCTTAGCGATGACTGCAGAGACCATCATTGCTCGTTTCAACGACGAAGGCAACGAAGCTAGTGGTGAGACACGCGATGTCATGAACCTTGCCTCCTTGGCGATGGTCAATGATAAGCCTCTGGGCGTGGGTTGGAATAACTTCGCGAAAGCAATCAATCACCCCTACCCTTATGGCGACGTGATTGATGACTGGAATCGTGACCGTGGACAGAAAGTCGACAACGACTACGCTAAAGGTGTGGTCGAAAGCCATTACTGGTTACTCAAAGCAGAGACAGGCTGGCAAGGCTACGTGACTTATATGTTGTTCATCATCGTCGTGACAGGCCGCACGATTCCCTTAATTCTAATGCGTCGTGGTAGCCTCGAAGCTGCCATTGCGGTGGGCATCTTAGTTGGATTTGGTATTACCTACGTGCATAGCAGTCTAGAGCGTGTGCTGACTCAAACAAAGAACCTCGCCTTGTGGATGACTTATATCGGCCTACTCGGAGCCTTACTGAAAATCCCCAAAGTGTCCAAAAACGAAACACCCGAATCCGAATGA
- a CDS encoding choice-of-anchor L domain-containing protein encodes MRSAILRKLTPLAFLLAGQAYAQTTITAMDTPEALAQSLVGAGIEISNVQYTGNVDSIGYFTGGYAEGNDISSGVILTTGLASSAGASSNTSGSTSFNSRVSGDSMLNTLIPGYSTYDATVLSFDFVSSGDSAFFNFSFASEEYIEWVGSSYNDVFGFFVDGENVALLPGSDTAVSINSVSNLSNSDLFNDNSLKKGESPYAFEYDGFTDVFTAEITGLEPGEIYNIQMGIADAGDAYYDSAVFLQAGSFSQAMVAAAPSGAPEPSTALLMAMALSCIVYRMRFSAERSSAV; translated from the coding sequence ATGAGATCGGCAATTCTACGAAAACTAACTCCATTAGCCTTTCTCCTTGCGGGCCAAGCATATGCTCAGACCACGATCACAGCAATGGACACTCCTGAGGCCTTGGCTCAGTCGCTCGTTGGTGCTGGTATCGAGATTAGCAATGTTCAATATACTGGGAATGTTGATTCCATTGGATATTTTACTGGCGGATATGCTGAAGGAAATGACATTAGCTCTGGAGTAATACTGACGACTGGACTGGCCTCATCTGCTGGCGCATCAAGCAATACATCGGGAAGCACGAGCTTCAACTCGCGTGTTTCCGGAGATAGCATGCTGAATACACTCATCCCAGGATACTCAACTTACGATGCGACTGTGTTGTCTTTTGACTTTGTTAGCAGTGGCGACTCCGCTTTTTTTAACTTTTCATTCGCCTCAGAGGAATACATCGAGTGGGTGGGGTCTAGTTATAATGATGTGTTCGGGTTCTTTGTGGATGGCGAAAATGTCGCTCTGCTTCCTGGTAGCGATACTGCCGTTTCGATCAATTCAGTCAGCAATCTGTCGAACTCAGATCTGTTTAACGATAATAGTTTAAAGAAGGGTGAATCACCTTATGCCTTTGAATATGACGGGTTCACTGATGTGTTCACTGCCGAAATCACAGGGCTTGAGCCAGGTGAAATCTATAATATTCAGATGGGTATCGCGGATGCAGGTGATGCATATTACGATTCCGCCGTCTTTTTGCAGGCTGGAAGCTTTTCTCAAGCGATGGTCGCGGCGGCGCCATCGGGAGCTCCAGAGCCTAGCACTGCGTTACTGATGGCGATGGCACTTTCATGCATTGTTTACCGTATGCGCTTCTCTGCCGAGCGAAGCTCCGCTGTATGA
- a CDS encoding PAS domain-containing sensor histidine kinase has product MTPKKTYFAPAERADEAILKAQVSFFENQEDQRSFGDSIPLIFLILNMNRQIVYANHRILEALGEQEFACILGKRMGEVFHCVHATEEAGGCGTSRHCENCGALNAVLQAQKGTQAVTECRLTMEGELSADYRVWATPHEANGQEFTYFTLQDIQHEKRRKALEYTFFHDLMNTAGGISGLTEILSDIDDENEKEEIFDLLDKSAHRLIEEIHSGRALSMAENGDLKLTLRDFNLAELLTDSISAYKNHTAALGKYIQLTAIDEDLHIVSDRAILGRVIGNLIKNALEASESGGCVTVGFTTEEDSVTIKVNNTTVIPPSVKAQMFQRSFSTKGEGRGIGTYSIKLFTKYLKGQVSFTSDETSGTNFYIKLKKQIK; this is encoded by the coding sequence ATGACACCTAAAAAAACTTACTTCGCACCTGCAGAGCGCGCTGATGAAGCCATCCTGAAAGCACAGGTTAGTTTTTTTGAAAATCAGGAAGATCAACGCTCTTTCGGGGATTCTATCCCTCTGATTTTTTTGATTCTAAACATGAATCGCCAAATAGTTTACGCGAACCATCGAATACTCGAGGCATTGGGCGAACAAGAGTTTGCCTGTATATTAGGCAAACGTATGGGCGAGGTCTTTCATTGTGTGCACGCGACCGAAGAGGCAGGCGGATGTGGCACCTCTCGTCATTGCGAAAATTGCGGTGCATTGAATGCTGTGCTGCAGGCGCAAAAAGGGACCCAAGCAGTTACAGAATGCAGATTGACGATGGAGGGCGAGCTATCCGCTGATTATCGAGTTTGGGCGACTCCACATGAAGCGAATGGCCAAGAATTTACCTATTTTACACTGCAGGATATTCAGCATGAGAAGCGCCGTAAGGCTTTAGAATACACATTCTTTCACGACCTCATGAATACTGCCGGCGGGATATCAGGTTTGACCGAAATTCTAAGTGATATCGATGATGAGAACGAGAAAGAAGAGATATTTGATCTCTTGGATAAGTCGGCTCATAGATTGATCGAAGAAATCCATTCAGGCAGAGCCCTCAGTATGGCTGAGAATGGTGATCTTAAACTAACACTGAGAGATTTTAATTTGGCTGAACTTCTAACCGACAGTATTTCGGCTTACAAAAATCACACAGCAGCATTGGGAAAATACATTCAGCTAACTGCTATAGACGAAGACTTACATATAGTCAGTGATCGGGCAATTCTAGGGAGAGTCATTGGGAATCTGATTAAAAATGCGCTGGAGGCTTCAGAGAGTGGCGGGTGCGTAACTGTCGGTTTCACTACCGAGGAAGACTCTGTCACGATCAAAGTAAACAACACTACCGTGATACCTCCTAGCGTTAAAGCGCAAATGTTCCAAAGATCTTTCTCAACAAAAGGCGAAGGACGCGGTATAGGCACTTACAGTATAAAATTATTTACTAAATACTTAAAGGGACAGGTGTCCTTTACCAGTGATGAAACTAGCGGAACCAACTTCTATATTAAGCTAAAAAAACAAATCAAGTAG
- the udk gene encoding uridine kinase → MKAPTLILVAGISGSGKSSFVQNLAQHFGEDQSIVLSLDHYYRDLTHLLEEEREHQDFDQPEAWEQARLVRDLHDLKAGREIDMPIYNFETHLRMPNSERIQPKKYLIAEGIFALCYPALNALADLKVFVQLDEKVALQRRIDRDTAERGRSEASVIEQFTKTVQPGNRRYILPSAKNADLIISGDLSASEQLSLFSKHQNASLNY, encoded by the coding sequence ATGAAAGCACCTACACTCATCTTAGTCGCAGGGATCTCTGGATCCGGAAAATCAAGCTTTGTCCAAAACCTCGCCCAACACTTCGGAGAGGACCAGAGCATTGTCTTATCACTGGATCATTACTATCGAGACCTCACACATTTGCTAGAGGAAGAACGTGAGCATCAAGACTTTGATCAACCTGAAGCATGGGAACAGGCGCGTCTTGTTCGTGATCTACACGACTTAAAAGCAGGTAGAGAAATCGATATGCCCATTTATAACTTTGAGACACATTTGAGAATGCCCAACAGTGAGCGTATCCAACCGAAAAAGTATCTCATCGCAGAAGGTATTTTTGCCCTGTGTTATCCAGCTTTAAATGCACTGGCGGATCTAAAGGTCTTTGTCCAACTCGATGAAAAGGTCGCATTACAGCGGCGGATTGATCGTGATACCGCAGAGCGTGGCCGTAGTGAAGCATCGGTCATTGAGCAATTCACCAAGACCGTTCAACCTGGCAATAGGCGATACATTTTACCGAGTGCAAAGAATGCCGATCTTATTATCTCCGGCGACCTGTCGGCCTCGGAACAACTCTCACTCTTTTCTAAGCATCAAAATGCATCGCTCAACTACTAG